CCAGGGCAGCTCCCAGCCCGCGTAGTGCAGCAGCCGGTCGATGATTCCGGCCGTGAAACCCCAGACAAGGGCGGATTCGACCAGAAATGCGGGACCTCTGTGGCCGCTGGGGTGGACGGCGGTCGCGCGGTTGGCGGGGTCCGTGAGATCCGCCACGGGGACCGTGAAGACGCGGGCCGTCTCGTTCGGATCGACCACGCCCACGGCCGTCGGGCGGCGCCACCAGCCCAGCACGGGCGTGACGACGAAGCTGCTCACCGGGATGTACAGCCGCGGCAGGACGCCGAAGAGCTGGACGCCGCTCGGGTCGAGCCCGGTCTCCTCCTCGGCCTCGCGCAGCGCCGCCCGCAGCGGCCCGTCGGCCCCCGGGTCGCCGTCCTCCGGGTCGAGGGCACCGCCGGGGAAGGACGGCTGCCCGGCATGCGATCTCAGGGAGCTCGACCGCTCCATGAGCAGCATCTCGGGGCCGCGGTCGCCCTCGCCGAAGAGGATCAGCACGGCGGACTGCCGGCCCGCGCCGTCCTTCGGCGGCAGGAAGCGGCTCAGCTGGAGCGGCTCCACCGTCTCGACGGCGTGCACCACCGGATCCAGCCAGCCGGGCAGGCCGTCCTTGCTCAGCACCACCCTGCCGCCCTGCGTATTGCTCGCGTGCGTCATCGCCACCCCCGTACTGCCCTCAACGCCTGCGGGTCCGTCTTTCGTTCCGTCATCCGGCACCCAGTGGCGGCGCCGGGATGCCGCCCGCGTCGAGGTAGGCCTGCGGCGGATTGAGCCGCTGACCGGGCAAGCCGCCCTTCTCGTACTTCAGGAGCTTCTTCGCCTTCTCCGGGTCGGTCTCGCCCTCGCCGTACGCCGGGCAGAGCGGGGCGATGGGGCAGGCGCCGCAGGCGGGTTTGCGGGCGTGGCAGATCCGGCGGCCGTGGAAGATCACGTGGTGCGACAGCATCGTCCAGTCGCTCTTCGGGAAGAGCCCGCCGACGATCGCCTCGACCTTGTCCGGATCCGTCTCCTCGGTCCACTGCCAGCGCCGCACGAGCCGCCCGAAGTGGGTGTCGACAGTGATCCCGGGGCGCTCGAAGGCGTTGCCCAGGACCACGAAGGCGGTCTTGCGTCCTACGCCGGGGAGCTTGACGAGGTCTTCGAGCCGGCCGGGGACCTCGCCCCCGAAGTCCTCCACCAGGGCCTTGGACAGCCCCATGACCGACCTGGTCTTGGCCCGGAAGAACCCGGTCGGACGGAGGATCTCCTCGACCTCCTCCGGGTTGGCCGCGGCGAGGTCCTCGGGGGTGGGGTACTTGGCGAAGAGGGCCGGGGTCGTCTGATTGACCCGCAGGTCGGTCGTCTGCGCCGACAGCACGGTGGCGATCACGAGCTGGAAGGGGTTCTCGAAGTCCAGTTCGGGGTGCGCGTACGGGTACACGTCGGCGAGCTCGCGGTTGATGCGGCGGGCGCGGCGGGCGAGCGCGGTGTGCGACTCGCCCGAGGGCGGCTTCTGGGCAACGGTTTTGACGGGCGCGGGCTTCTTCACGGCGACGGCGGCCTTCTTCGGCGCGACAGTCACCTTCTTGGCCGACACGGTGGCTTTCTTGACCGTCGCCGTCTTCTTGGCCGTGACAGTCGCCCTTTTTGCCGTCGCAGGCGCCTTCTTGGCCGTGGCAGGCGCCTTCTTGGCCGTGGCAGGCGCCTTCTTGGCTGTCGCAGGCGCCTTCTTGACCGTCGTCGTCGCCTTCTTGGCTGCCGCGGTCTTCTTCACCGCCGCTTTCCGAGGCTCGTTTTCAGACATCGACCCTGCCGCTTTTGTCGCTTTCCTCGGTCCGTCCGGGCCCTGTTCGCCCACAGCGGAATTACCCCGTACAACCACCTGCCCAGCCCCCTTGGCCTGTGCTCTCACCGGCGATTTGGACACCCGGCCAGCCTAAAGCCCGGCACCGACATCCGCCCCGGACCCTGAAGATCGGCCCCCAATTGGCCCCCTGCCGCACGCCCCGCCACGCCAGTGCGGCAGACTTGTGACTGATCACACTGTTTGGACCGTCCGGCAAGATGGGGAGCACGGTCCCCTGGTACACCGGGGAGCAAGATCCCCTGAGCAGGTCGACAAGGAGAGAACTCGTGGACGACGTTCTGCGGCGCGCCCCGCTCTTCGCGGCGCTCGATGACGAGCAGGCCGCGGAGCTCCGCGCCTCCATGAGTGAGGTGACCCTCGCACGCGGCGACGCCCTGTTCCACGAGGGCGACCCCGGGGACCGCCTCTATGTGGTCACCGAGGGCAAGGTGAAGCTTCACCGCACCTCCCCCGACGGGCGCGAGAACATGCTCGCCGTCCTCGGCCCCGGTGAGCTGATCGGCGAACTGTCGCTGTTCGACCCGGGCCCGCGCACGGCGACCGCCACCGCGCTCACCGAGGTCAAGCTGCTCGGCCTCGGCCACGGCGACCTCCAGCCCTGGCTGAACGCACGCCCCGAGGTGGCCGCCGCCCTGCTGCGCGCCGTCGCCCGACGCCTGCGCAAGACCAACGACCAGATGTCCGACCTGGTCTTCTCGGACGTCCCGGGCCGTGTCGCCCGCGCCCTGCTGGACCTCTCCCGCCGTTTCGGCGTGCAGTCCGAAGAGGGCATCCACGTCGTGCACGACCTCACGCAGGAGGAGCTGGCCCAGCTGGTCGGCGCGTCCCGCGAGACGGTCAACAAGGCGCTCGCCGACTTCGCGGGCCGCGGCTGGCTCCGTCTGGAGGCCCGCGCCGTGATCCTGCTGGACGTCGAGCGCCTGGCCAAGCGGTCGCGCTAGCCGCCCTCTTCTTTTGCCGTACGGCTGCGGGGTCCCGCCTCTCTGTGAGGCGGGACCCCGCAGCCGTAGCCGAGACCTGGCACGCAGAAAATGAACTGCCTCGGCGGCTTCGCCGAGGCACAGTGGGCGCATGGCCGAAACAGGGCACCAAAGAGGGCACCGACCCGGGCTCGACGCCCAGGGATACATCGAGCGTGAAGGATCGCTCGGGCGGATCCAGCCCGCGTTCCGGCCCGTGGCCGCCGCGGCGCGCGATCAGGTGCTGGAGGCCTTCGGGGCGCGGATGACGGGCGCCTACCTCTACGGGTCCATTCCGCGCGGCACCGCGCGCGTGGGCCGCTCCGACCTCGATCTGCTGCTCGTCCTGCGCGAGGAACCCGCCGAGAGCGACCGCGCCGACGCCGTCCGGCTCGGTGAGATGCTCGACAAGGAGTTCCCGGAGATCGACGGGGTCGGGACGCTCCTGTTCAGCCGTACGCGGCTGCTGAGCGACCTGGAGACGTACGACCTCGGATGGTTCGTCGCCTGCCTCTGTACGCCCCTGCTGGGCGAGGACCTGGCCGAATACCTGCCCCGCTACCGCCCGGACTCGCTCCTCGCCCGCGAGACGAACGGCGACCTGGCGCTGTTCCTGCCGCGCTGGCGCGAGCGGATCGCCGCCGCGGACGACACCGACGAGGCCCGCCGTCCGCTGGTGCGATTCATGTCCCGCCACCTCGTCCGCACCGGCTTCACCCTCGTCATGCCCCGCTGGAACGGCTGGACCAGCGATCTGCGGGACATGGCCGAGGCGTTCGGCACGTACTACCCCGAGCGAGCCGCGCAGCTACGGAAGGCGGCCGTTCTCGGCTACGAGCCGACCGGCGACCCGGCCGTGCTCCACTCCTACGTCGACGACCTCGGCCCATGGCTCGCCGAGGAGTACGCGCGCGTGCACGGCGTCAAAGCGCCCCGT
Above is a genomic segment from Streptomyces sp. R21 containing:
- a CDS encoding Crp/Fnr family transcriptional regulator; translated protein: MDDVLRRAPLFAALDDEQAAELRASMSEVTLARGDALFHEGDPGDRLYVVTEGKVKLHRTSPDGRENMLAVLGPGELIGELSLFDPGPRTATATALTEVKLLGLGHGDLQPWLNARPEVAAALLRAVARRLRKTNDQMSDLVFSDVPGRVARALLDLSRRFGVQSEEGIHVVHDLTQEELAQLVGASRETVNKALADFAGRGWLRLEARAVILLDVERLAKRSR
- the nth gene encoding endonuclease III, whose product is MSENEPRKAAVKKTAAAKKATTTVKKAPATAKKAPATAKKAPATAKKAPATAKRATVTAKKTATVKKATVSAKKVTVAPKKAAVAVKKPAPVKTVAQKPPSGESHTALARRARRINRELADVYPYAHPELDFENPFQLVIATVLSAQTTDLRVNQTTPALFAKYPTPEDLAAANPEEVEEILRPTGFFRAKTRSVMGLSKALVEDFGGEVPGRLEDLVKLPGVGRKTAFVVLGNAFERPGITVDTHFGRLVRRWQWTEETDPDKVEAIVGGLFPKSDWTMLSHHVIFHGRRICHARKPACGACPIAPLCPAYGEGETDPEKAKKLLKYEKGGLPGQRLNPPQAYLDAGGIPAPPLGAG
- a CDS encoding CoA pyrophosphatase, encoding MTHASNTQGGRVVLSKDGLPGWLDPVVHAVETVEPLQLSRFLPPKDGAGRQSAVLILFGEGDRGPEMLLMERSSSLRSHAGQPSFPGGALDPEDGDPGADGPLRAALREAEEETGLDPSGVQLFGVLPRLYIPVSSFVVTPVLGWWRRPTAVGVVDPNETARVFTVPVADLTDPANRATAVHPSGHRGPAFLVESALVWGFTAGIIDRLLHYAGWELPWDRDKQVPLDWRA
- a CDS encoding nucleotidyltransferase domain-containing protein, with amino-acid sequence MAETGHQRGHRPGLDAQGYIEREGSLGRIQPAFRPVAAAARDQVLEAFGARMTGAYLYGSIPRGTARVGRSDLDLLLVLREEPAESDRADAVRLGEMLDKEFPEIDGVGTLLFSRTRLLSDLETYDLGWFVACLCTPLLGEDLAEYLPRYRPDSLLARETNGDLALFLPRWRERIAAADDTDEARRPLVRFMSRHLVRTGFTLVMPRWNGWTSDLRDMAEAFGTYYPERAAQLRKAAVLGYEPTGDPAVLHSYVDDLGPWLAEEYARVHGVKAPRPDGP